One stretch of Mycolicibacterium fallax DNA includes these proteins:
- a CDS encoding glycosyltransferase family 4 protein: MTRVLLVTNDFPPRPGGIQSYLEQFVTRLAAEGEHRLTVYAPKWKGSADYDAAARTGGYDVVRHPTTLMLPEPTVDARMRSLIAERDIETVWFGAAAPLALLAGRARGAGARRVIASTHGHEVGWSMLPVARSALRRIGEGTDAVTFVSRYTRGRFASAFGPDAALEHLPPGVDTDRFTPDQVARAELRHRYRLGGRPTVVCVSRLVPRKGQDMLIRALPEIRRRVEGAALVIVGGGPYAEHLHALAAAHGVAEHVVFTAGVPGHELPAHYAMGDVFAMPCRTRGAGLDVEGLGIVFLEASASGIPVVAGDSGGAPETVLDGETGTVVDGRDLEQITVAVADLLADPTRAAAMGAAGREWVCRQWRWDLWTDRLAGLLTG, translated from the coding sequence ATGACGCGGGTTCTGCTGGTTACCAATGACTTCCCACCCCGGCCCGGGGGCATCCAGTCCTACCTGGAGCAATTCGTCACCCGACTGGCCGCCGAAGGCGAACACCGGCTCACGGTGTACGCCCCCAAATGGAAGGGCAGCGCCGACTACGACGCGGCGGCGCGCACTGGCGGCTACGACGTGGTTCGGCACCCCACCACGCTGATGCTGCCGGAGCCGACGGTCGACGCCCGGATGCGGTCGCTGATCGCCGAACGGGACATCGAGACGGTCTGGTTCGGGGCGGCCGCGCCGCTAGCGCTGCTGGCCGGGCGGGCTCGCGGCGCCGGTGCCCGACGGGTCATCGCCAGCACCCACGGCCACGAGGTCGGCTGGTCGATGCTGCCGGTGGCGCGCTCGGCGCTGCGCCGGATCGGCGAGGGCACCGACGCGGTGACCTTCGTCAGCCGCTACACCCGCGGACGATTCGCCTCGGCGTTCGGGCCCGACGCGGCCCTGGAACACCTGCCGCCGGGCGTCGACACCGACCGGTTCACCCCCGACCAGGTCGCCCGCGCCGAACTGCGCCACCGCTACCGGCTGGGCGGTCGGCCCACCGTGGTGTGCGTCTCCCGACTGGTGCCGCGCAAGGGCCAGGACATGCTGATCCGGGCGCTGCCGGAGATCCGCCGCCGGGTCGAGGGTGCGGCCCTGGTGATCGTCGGCGGAGGCCCCTACGCCGAACACCTGCACGCCCTGGCCGCCGCGCACGGCGTGGCCGAGCACGTGGTGTTCACCGCCGGGGTGCCCGGGCACGAGCTGCCGGCGCACTACGCGATGGGTGACGTCTTTGCCATGCCGTGTCGCACTCGCGGCGCGGGCCTGGACGTGGAGGGCCTGGGCATCGTCTTTCTGGAGGCGTCGGCGTCCGGAATCCCCGTCGTCGCAGGCGATTCCGGTGGCGCGCCGGAAACCGTGCTCGACGGCGAGACCGGAACCGTCGTCGACGGCCGGGACCTGGAGCAGATCACCGTGGCGGTCGCTGACCTGCTGGCCGATCCGACCCGGGCCGCCGCGATGGGCGCCGCCGGCCGGGAGTGGGTGTGCCGGCAGTGGCGTTGGGACCTGTGGACCGACCGGCTCGCCGGGCTGCTGACCGGCTAG
- the ripC gene encoding peptidoglycan hydrolase RipC → MRLVSSDLVKRVLKRPAVGVFVGVGVLSASLITVGYADPAQDALAKLNELSRQAEQVSEAVNAAQIDLTTKLAEQTAAEQQHVGDQAALESARTRLGNYQTSVDDFAVASYMGGRTDDMNAVLVATSPQNLIDRLSVQHAIGTYMTQTMTDFRAAREETTKAEAASAKSAADAKTAAEQAATVRAGLMAKQSDLQLKIAVVRSQYNLLTPQQRVALADPGPVPAPPAPPGPDILAAPPAPGLPPEAQPPADPGPGAPGDLPPGDVAPMPGGNPVGSTVVQAALSRIGSPYSWGGSGPGAFDCSGLVMWAYQQAGIGLPHSSYALAAGGQAVSRDQLQPGDVVNHYSDASHTSIYIGDGMVVHASTYGVPVRVVPLDAAGPFYNARRY, encoded by the coding sequence TTGAGGCTTGTTAGCTCTGACCTGGTCAAACGCGTGCTCAAACGACCGGCGGTCGGTGTATTCGTCGGCGTCGGCGTACTTTCCGCCTCGTTGATCACGGTCGGCTACGCCGACCCGGCACAGGACGCGCTGGCGAAACTCAACGAGCTGTCCCGGCAGGCCGAGCAGGTCAGTGAGGCCGTCAACGCCGCCCAGATCGACCTCACCACCAAGCTTGCCGAGCAGACCGCCGCCGAGCAGCAGCATGTCGGTGATCAGGCCGCGCTGGAGAGCGCGCGCACCCGGCTCGGGAACTACCAGACCAGCGTCGACGACTTCGCTGTCGCCAGCTATATGGGCGGTCGCACCGACGACATGAACGCCGTGCTGGTTGCGACCTCACCGCAGAACCTGATCGATCGGCTGAGCGTCCAGCACGCCATCGGCACCTACATGACCCAGACCATGACGGACTTCCGCGCCGCGCGCGAAGAGACCACCAAGGCCGAGGCCGCCTCGGCCAAGTCCGCCGCCGACGCCAAGACCGCCGCCGAGCAGGCCGCCACCGTGCGGGCCGGGCTGATGGCCAAGCAGAGCGACCTGCAGCTCAAGATCGCGGTGGTCCGCTCGCAGTACAACCTGCTGACCCCGCAGCAGCGCGTCGCGCTCGCCGATCCCGGACCGGTGCCCGCGCCGCCGGCCCCGCCCGGCCCCGACATTCTTGCCGCCCCGCCGGCTCCCGGCCTGCCGCCCGAGGCGCAGCCGCCCGCCGACCCCGGCCCGGGCGCCCCCGGGGATCTGCCGCCCGGTGACGTGGCCCCGATGCCCGGCGGCAACCCGGTCGGTTCGACGGTGGTGCAGGCCGCGCTGAGCCGGATCGGCTCGCCGTACAGCTGGGGCGGTTCGGGCCCCGGCGCGTTCGACTGCTCCGGCCTGGTGATGTGGGCCTACCAGCAGGCCGGCATCGGCCTGCCGCACTCCAGCTACGCGCTGGCCGCCGGCGGCCAGGCGGTGTCCCGGGATCAGCTGCAGCCCGGCGACGTGGTGAACCACTACTCCGACGCCTCGCACACCAGCATCTACATCGGTGACGGCATGGTGGTGCACGCCTCGACCTACGGTGTGCCCGTCCGCGTCGTGCCGCTCGATGCCGCCGGCCCGTTCTACAACGCCCGCCGGTACTGA
- a CDS encoding DEDD exonuclease domain-containing protein yields the protein MPRDGSAQLSFADLDADLGLIDTTFVVVDLETTGGSSKTDGITEIGAVKVRGGRVLGEFATLVDPGRAIPPQVVQLTGITTAMVRDAPTIDAVLPMFLEFAHGAVLVAHNAGFDIGFLKAAAADCEIDWPRPQVLCTVKLARRVLSREEAPSVRLATLAGLFGTACQPTHRALDDARTTVEVLHALIERVGNQGIHNLAELRGYLPDVTPAQRRKRTLAQGLPHRPGVYLFRGPGGEVLYVGTAVDLRRRVGQYFTGADPRGRIKEMVNLAEAVDHVECAHALEAGVRELRLLAAHAPPYNRRSRFPHRWWWVRLTDEPFPRFSVVRRPGHDRVIGPFRARSDAADTAALLARFTGVRSCTGRLGRGARHACPDREVAPCPAGRDLTATEYATAVATAGDVIEGRCAGPLAAAIARVGELAAAGRYENAARLRDQAATAAEGLWRGQRLRTLAGLDELVAARPADGGGWELAVIRRGRLAAAGNAARGVPPMPVIDALCAAAQTVLPAAEPLGGALVEETGLLVRWLTGPGVRIVRATDGWATPLGAAGRWAQWAATARSARLAAEQALAGQSPDELPRRTHPGAQAAPWRGPTERPGPTTNAAG from the coding sequence GTGCCCCGCGATGGCAGCGCGCAGCTGAGTTTCGCCGACCTCGACGCCGACCTCGGCCTGATCGACACCACCTTCGTGGTGGTCGACCTGGAGACCACCGGTGGCAGCTCCAAGACCGACGGGATCACCGAGATCGGCGCGGTGAAGGTGCGCGGCGGCCGGGTGCTCGGCGAGTTCGCCACCCTGGTGGACCCGGGCCGCGCCATCCCGCCGCAGGTGGTGCAGCTGACCGGGATCACCACCGCCATGGTCCGTGACGCACCGACCATCGACGCGGTGCTGCCGATGTTTCTGGAGTTCGCCCACGGCGCGGTGCTGGTGGCGCACAACGCCGGCTTCGACATCGGGTTCCTCAAGGCCGCCGCGGCGGACTGTGAGATCGACTGGCCCCGGCCGCAGGTGCTGTGCACGGTGAAGCTGGCCCGCCGGGTGCTGTCCCGCGAGGAGGCACCCAGTGTTCGGCTGGCCACCCTCGCCGGATTGTTCGGCACCGCCTGTCAACCCACCCACCGCGCCCTCGACGACGCCCGCACCACCGTCGAGGTGCTGCACGCGCTGATCGAGCGGGTCGGCAACCAGGGCATCCACAACCTCGCCGAGCTGCGCGGATACCTGCCCGACGTCACCCCGGCGCAACGCCGGAAGCGGACGCTGGCCCAGGGGCTGCCGCACCGGCCCGGGGTGTACCTGTTCCGGGGGCCCGGCGGCGAGGTGCTCTACGTCGGCACTGCGGTCGACCTGCGGCGACGGGTCGGCCAGTACTTCACCGGCGCCGACCCGCGCGGCCGGATCAAGGAGATGGTCAACCTCGCCGAGGCGGTCGATCACGTGGAGTGCGCGCACGCCCTGGAGGCCGGGGTGCGCGAGCTGCGACTGCTGGCCGCGCACGCCCCGCCCTACAACCGGCGGTCCCGATTCCCGCACCGCTGGTGGTGGGTGCGGCTGACCGACGAACCGTTTCCGCGGTTCTCGGTGGTGCGACGGCCCGGCCACGACCGGGTGATCGGGCCGTTTCGGGCACGCTCGGACGCCGCCGACACCGCGGCGCTGCTGGCCCGGTTCACCGGGGTGCGCAGCTGCACCGGACGGCTGGGCCGCGGCGCCCGGCACGCCTGCCCGGACCGGGAGGTGGCGCCGTGCCCGGCCGGCCGGGACCTCACCGCCACCGAGTACGCCACCGCGGTGGCCACGGCCGGCGACGTCATCGAGGGCCGCTGCGCCGGCCCGCTGGCCGCGGCGATCGCCCGGGTGGGTGAGCTGGCGGCCGCCGGCCGCTACGAGAACGCCGCCCGGCTGCGCGATCAGGCCGCCACCGCGGCGGAGGGACTGTGGCGCGGCCAGCGACTGCGCACCCTGGCCGGGCTCGACGAGCTGGTGGCGGCCCGGCCCGCGGACGGCGGCGGGTGGGAGCTGGCGGTGATCCGCCGGGGCCGGCTGGCCGCCGCCGGGAACGCGGCGCGCGGTGTACCACCGATGCCGGTGATCGACGCGTTGTGCGCGGCGGCGCAGACCGTGTTGCCGGCGGCTGAACCGTTGGGCGGCGCGCTGGTGGAGGAGACCGGGCTGCTGGTCCGCTGGTTGACCGGACCGGGTGTGCGCATCGTGCGCGCCACCGACGGCTGGGCCACCCCGCTGGGCGCCGCCGGGCGCTGGGCGCAGTGGGCGGCCACCGCCCGGTCCGCCCGGCTGGCCGCCGAGCAGGCCCTGGCCGGGCAGTCCCCCGACGAGCTGCCCCGACGGACGCATCCCGGCGCGCAGGCGGCGCCGTGGCGCGGCCCGACCGAGCGCCCGGGCCCGACGACTAACGCCGCTGGGTGA
- the trpD gene encoding anthranilate phosphoribosyltransferase, with protein sequence MSVTPREPDIQTTWPQVLGRLTESQTLLPGQSAWAMEQIMTGSASPAQIAAFGVSMKMKGPTSAEVGELADTMLAHARRLPTDRIGHETVDIVGTGGDGANTVNLSTMAAIVVAATGVPVVKHGNRAASSLSGGADTLEALGVRVELEPDEVARCVEEIGIGFAFAPLVHPSYRHAAVARREIGVPTVFNLLGPLTNPAAPRAGLIGCAFGDLAEVMAGVFAARRCSVLVVHGDDGLDELTTTTTSTIWRVQAGTIDRLTFDPAGFGFPRAQVSELIGGDAAANAAEARAVFSGATGPVRDAVILNAAGALVAYAGLSSDAGWVPSWERGLAKAAEAIDSGAAGRLLARWATFTQRR encoded by the coding sequence GTGAGTGTGACCCCCCGGGAACCCGACATCCAGACCACATGGCCGCAGGTCCTGGGCCGATTGACCGAATCTCAGACGCTGTTACCGGGCCAGTCGGCCTGGGCGATGGAGCAGATCATGACCGGGTCTGCCAGCCCGGCTCAGATTGCCGCCTTCGGCGTGTCGATGAAGATGAAGGGCCCCACCTCGGCCGAAGTGGGGGAGTTGGCCGACACCATGCTCGCGCACGCGCGGCGGCTGCCGACCGACCGGATCGGCCACGAGACCGTCGACATCGTGGGCACCGGCGGCGACGGCGCCAACACCGTCAACCTGTCCACGATGGCCGCCATCGTGGTCGCCGCGACCGGCGTCCCGGTGGTCAAGCACGGCAACCGGGCGGCATCCTCGCTGTCCGGCGGTGCGGACACCCTGGAGGCGCTCGGCGTCCGGGTCGAGCTGGAGCCCGACGAGGTGGCCCGGTGCGTCGAGGAGATCGGCATCGGCTTTGCGTTCGCGCCGCTGGTGCACCCGTCCTACCGGCATGCCGCGGTGGCCCGCCGGGAGATCGGCGTGCCGACGGTGTTCAACCTGCTCGGTCCGCTGACCAACCCGGCCGCCCCGCGGGCCGGCCTGATCGGCTGCGCGTTCGGGGACCTGGCCGAGGTGATGGCCGGGGTGTTCGCCGCGCGGCGCTGCAGCGTGCTGGTGGTGCACGGCGACGACGGCCTCGATGAGCTGACGACCACCACCACCTCGACCATCTGGCGGGTGCAGGCCGGGACCATCGACCGGCTGACCTTTGACCCGGCCGGGTTCGGCTTTCCGCGGGCGCAGGTGTCGGAGCTGATCGGCGGGGATGCCGCGGCGAACGCGGCCGAGGCGCGCGCGGTGTTCTCCGGTGCGACGGGTCCGGTGCGCGACGCGGTGATCCTCAACGCCGCGGGCGCGCTGGTCGCCTACGCCGGGCTGTCCTCGGACGCGGGCTGGGTGCCGTCCTGGGAGCGCGGACTGGCCAAGGCCGCCGAGGCCATCGACTCCGGTGCGGCCGGCCGGCTGCTCGCCCGCTGGGCCACGTTCACCCAGCGGCGTTAG
- the ctaE gene encoding aa3-type cytochrome oxidase subunit III gives MTSAVGTSGTAITSRVHSLNRPNMVSVGTIVWLSSELMFFAGLFAIYFTARAQAGDGGWPPPPTELNLGLAVPVTLVLIASSFTCQMGVFAAERGDVFGLRRWYLLTLLMGTFFVFGQGYEYIHLVQHGTTLASSAYGTVFYLATGFHGLHVIGGLVAFVLLLIRTKLSKFTPAQATAAIVVSYYWHFVDIVWIALFAIIYFVR, from the coding sequence GTGACGAGCGCTGTGGGAACTTCGGGTACGGCAATTACGTCGCGCGTACATTCGCTGAACAGGCCAAACATGGTCAGTGTCGGCACCATCGTGTGGCTCTCCAGCGAGCTGATGTTCTTCGCTGGTTTGTTCGCGATTTACTTCACTGCGCGCGCCCAAGCAGGAGACGGTGGCTGGCCGCCGCCGCCAACCGAGTTGAACCTCGGTTTGGCGGTACCGGTGACGCTGGTGCTGATCGCCTCCTCCTTCACCTGCCAGATGGGCGTGTTCGCCGCCGAGCGCGGCGACGTGTTCGGCCTGCGGCGCTGGTACTTGCTGACCCTCCTGATGGGCACGTTCTTCGTGTTCGGGCAGGGCTACGAGTACATCCACCTGGTCCAACACGGCACCACCCTGGCCAGCAGCGCCTACGGCACGGTGTTCTACCTGGCCACCGGCTTCCACGGCCTGCACGTGATCGGCGGCCTGGTTGCCTTCGTGCTCCTGCTCATCCGCACCAAGTTGAGCAAGTTCACCCCGGCGCAGGCCACCGCGGCGATCGTCGTGTCGTACTACTGGCACTTCGTCGACATCGTGTGGATCGCACTGTTCGCCATCATTTACTTCGTCCGGTGA
- the qcrC gene encoding cytochrome bc1 complex diheme cytochrome c subunit produces the protein MFPSTGGARSRRRLRRRLTAGVLLVAALGFAGGLAAVLTPQPQVAVADESQSALLREGKQLFETSCVSCHGANLQGVSDRGPSLIGVGEAATYFQVSTGRMPAMSLNSQAPAKDPAFDDHQTDALGAYIQANGGGPLVPRDADGSISSESLIGPNVARGGDLFRLNCASCHNFTGKGGALSSGKWAPDLGNIAPAGIYTAMLTGPQNMPKFSDRQLTPEEKKDIIGYVHDATISPSPGGYGLGGFGPTSEATFMWFVGMVAMIGLAMWIGARA, from the coding sequence TTGTTCCCATCGACCGGCGGAGCCCGGTCCCGACGCCGGCTGCGACGCCGGCTGACGGCCGGCGTACTGCTCGTCGCTGCATTGGGCTTCGCCGGCGGCCTGGCCGCGGTGTTGACCCCGCAGCCCCAGGTCGCCGTCGCCGACGAGTCCCAGTCGGCGCTGCTGCGTGAGGGCAAGCAGCTGTTCGAAACCTCGTGTGTGTCCTGCCACGGCGCCAACCTGCAGGGGGTGTCCGATCGCGGGCCCAGCCTGATCGGTGTCGGCGAGGCCGCGACGTACTTCCAGGTCTCCACCGGCCGGATGCCGGCGATGAGCCTGAACTCGCAGGCCCCCGCCAAGGACCCGGCCTTCGACGACCACCAGACCGACGCCCTTGGCGCCTACATCCAGGCCAACGGCGGCGGCCCGCTGGTGCCCCGCGACGCCGACGGTTCGATCTCCTCGGAGTCGCTGATCGGCCCCAACGTGGCCCGCGGCGGTGACCTGTTCCGCCTGAACTGCGCGTCCTGCCACAACTTCACCGGTAAGGGCGGCGCGCTGTCCTCCGGCAAATGGGCACCGGATCTGGGCAACATCGCCCCGGCCGGCATCTACACCGCGATGCTGACCGGCCCGCAGAACATGCCGAAGTTCTCCGACCGTCAGCTGACGCCGGAGGAGAAGAAGGACATCATCGGCTACGTCCACGACGCGACCATCAGCCCGAGCCCCGGCGGCTACGGCCTGGGTGGCTTCGGCCCGACCTCGGAGGCCACCTTCATGTGGTTTGTCGGCATGGTCGCCATGATCGGTCTGGCCATGTGGATCGGAGCACGAGCATGA
- the qcrA gene encoding cytochrome bc1 complex Rieske iron-sulfur subunit codes for MSDSHDIPTDEQLAAMSREELVELGGRIDGVETVFKENRWPVEGTRAEKRAERLVALWLLIGGVAGLALLLIFLFWPWEYKAAGEEGNFLYNLATPLYGLTFGLSVLAIGVGAVLFQKKFIPEEISIQQRHDGASPEIDRKTIAANLTDALEGSTIKRRKMIGASLGLALGTFGLGTVVAGVGGLIKNPWKPVVQTAEGKKAVLWTSGWTPRFHGETIYLARATGDSHSPFIRMRAEDLDAGGMETVFPWRVSDGEGTDSESHGKLAGILMGVRNPVMLIRIRPEDAHKVVKRKGQESFNFGDLFAYTKVCSHLGCPSSLYEQQTYRILCPCHQSQFDALSYAKPIFGPAARALAQLPITIDQDGYLVANGDFIEPVGPAFWERKS; via the coding sequence ATGAGTGACAGCCACGACATCCCCACCGACGAGCAACTCGCCGCGATGTCGCGGGAAGAACTGGTCGAGCTCGGTGGCCGGATCGACGGCGTCGAAACCGTCTTCAAGGAGAACCGCTGGCCCGTCGAGGGCACCCGCGCGGAGAAGCGTGCCGAGCGCCTGGTCGCGCTGTGGCTGCTGATCGGCGGCGTCGCCGGCCTCGCGCTGCTGCTGATCTTCCTGTTCTGGCCGTGGGAGTACAAGGCCGCCGGCGAGGAGGGCAACTTCCTCTACAACCTGGCCACCCCGCTCTACGGGCTGACCTTCGGACTGTCCGTGCTGGCCATCGGCGTCGGCGCGGTGCTGTTCCAGAAGAAGTTCATCCCGGAGGAGATCTCCATCCAGCAGCGCCACGACGGCGCGTCCCCCGAGATCGACCGCAAGACCATCGCGGCCAACCTCACCGACGCGCTGGAGGGTTCGACCATCAAGCGGCGCAAGATGATCGGCGCCTCGCTGGGCCTGGCGCTGGGCACCTTCGGCCTGGGCACCGTGGTGGCCGGCGTGGGCGGCCTGATCAAGAACCCGTGGAAGCCGGTCGTGCAGACCGCCGAGGGCAAGAAGGCCGTGCTGTGGACCTCGGGCTGGACCCCGCGGTTCCACGGCGAGACCATCTACCTGGCCCGGGCCACCGGTGACAGCCACTCCCCGTTCATCCGGATGCGGGCCGAGGATCTCGATGCCGGCGGCATGGAGACCGTCTTCCCGTGGCGCGTCTCCGACGGCGAGGGCACCGATTCCGAATCGCACGGCAAGCTGGCCGGCATCCTGATGGGTGTCCGCAACCCGGTGATGCTGATCCGCATCCGCCCCGAGGACGCCCACAAGGTCGTCAAGCGCAAGGGCCAGGAGAGCTTCAACTTCGGCGACCTGTTCGCCTACACCAAGGTGTGCTCGCACCTGGGCTGCCCCTCCTCGCTCTACGAGCAGCAGACCTACCGGATCCTGTGCCCGTGCCACCAGTCGCAGTTCGACGCGCTGAGCTACGCCAAGCCGATCTTCGGCCCGGCCGCGCGGGCGCTGGCACAACTTCCGATCACCATCGATCAGGACGGGTATCTGGTCGCCAACGGTGACTTCATCGAACCCGTCGGACCGGCCTTCTGGGAGCGCAAGTCATGA
- the qcrB gene encoding cytochrome bc1 complex cytochrome b subunit codes for MSSKIGERLAKQGNEIDSRYHPSAAVRRQLNKVFPTHWSFLLGEIAMYSFIVLLITGVYLTLFFDPSMAEVTYNGVYQPLRGIEMSKAYASTLDISFEVRGGLFVRQVHHWAALMFAASIMVHLARIFFTGAFRRPREANWVIGTLLLILAMFEGYFGYSLPDDLLSGIGMRAALSSITLGMPVIGSWLHWALFGGDFPCGGVGYECEASGAGIIIPRMYALHILLIPGIILALIGIHLAMVWFQKHTQFPGPGRTEQNVVGVRVMPVFAVKSGAFFAITVGVLGLMGGLMTINPVWTLGPYKPSQISAGSQPDFYMMWTEGLARIWPAWEFYPFGHTIPAVVWVAVMMGVIFVMLGAWPFLEKKFTGDRAHHNLLQRPRDVPVRTGIGAMAIAFYMVLTLSAMNDVIALKFHISLNATTWIGRIGMIVLPVIVYFVTYRWAVGLQRSDRETLEHGIETGIIKRTPEGAYIELHQPLGPVDEHGHPIPLPYEGAALPKRMNKLGASGKPGSGSFLRADPPAEDQALARADHESHHRALTALKEYQDDETAARDGDH; via the coding sequence ATGAGTTCGAAAATTGGTGAGCGGTTGGCCAAGCAAGGCAACGAAATCGATTCCCGGTACCACCCGTCGGCCGCGGTACGCCGCCAGCTGAACAAGGTGTTCCCCACCCACTGGTCGTTCCTGCTGGGTGAGATCGCCATGTACAGCTTCATCGTGCTGCTGATCACCGGCGTGTACCTGACCCTGTTCTTCGACCCGTCGATGGCCGAGGTCACCTACAACGGTGTGTACCAGCCGCTGCGCGGCATCGAGATGTCCAAGGCCTACGCCTCCACGCTGGACATCAGCTTCGAGGTTCGCGGCGGCCTGTTCGTCCGCCAGGTGCACCACTGGGCGGCGCTGATGTTCGCGGCGTCGATCATGGTCCACCTCGCCCGGATCTTCTTCACCGGCGCGTTCCGGCGCCCGCGTGAGGCGAACTGGGTGATCGGCACCCTGCTGCTGATCCTGGCCATGTTCGAGGGCTACTTCGGCTACTCGCTGCCCGACGACCTGCTGTCCGGCATCGGTATGCGGGCCGCGCTGTCGTCCATCACCCTGGGCATGCCGGTGATCGGCTCCTGGCTGCACTGGGCGCTGTTCGGCGGTGACTTCCCCTGTGGCGGCGTCGGCTACGAGTGCGAGGCGTCTGGGGCGGGCATCATCATCCCCCGGATGTACGCCCTGCACATCCTGTTGATCCCGGGCATCATCCTGGCCCTGATCGGCATCCACCTGGCGATGGTGTGGTTCCAGAAGCACACCCAGTTCCCCGGCCCCGGCCGTACCGAGCAGAACGTCGTCGGCGTTCGCGTCATGCCGGTGTTCGCGGTCAAGTCCGGTGCGTTCTTCGCGATCACGGTCGGCGTGCTGGGTCTGATGGGTGGGTTGATGACCATCAACCCGGTCTGGACACTCGGGCCCTACAAGCCATCGCAGATTTCGGCGGGCAGCCAGCCGGACTTCTACATGATGTGGACGGAAGGCCTGGCGCGTATCTGGCCGGCGTGGGAGTTCTACCCGTTCGGCCACACCATCCCGGCGGTGGTCTGGGTTGCGGTCATGATGGGCGTGATCTTCGTGATGCTCGGCGCGTGGCCGTTCCTGGAGAAGAAGTTCACCGGCGACCGTGCGCACCACAACCTGCTGCAGCGTCCGCGTGACGTGCCGGTGCGCACCGGTATCGGCGCCATGGCGATCGCGTTCTACATGGTGCTGACGCTGTCGGCCATGAACGACGTGATCGCGCTGAAGTTCCACATCTCGCTGAACGCGACGACCTGGATCGGCCGGATCGGCATGATCGTGCTGCCGGTGATCGTCTACTTCGTCACCTACCGGTGGGCCGTCGGCCTGCAGCGCAGTGACCGCGAGACCCTGGAGCACGGCATCGAGACCGGCATCATCAAGCGGACGCCCGAGGGTGCCTACATCGAGCTGCACCAGCCGCTCGGCCCGGTCGACGAGCACGGCCACCCGATTCCGCTGCCCTACGAGGGCGCTGCACTGCCCAAGCGGATGAACAAGCTGGGTGCCAGCGGCAAGCCGGGCTCCGGCAGCTTCCTGCGGGCGGATCCGCCGGCCGAGGACCAGGCGCTGGCCCGGGCCGATCACGAGTCCCACCATCGGGCGCTGACCGCGCTCAAGGAATACCAGGACGACGAGACCGCCGCGCGCGACGGCGATCACTGA
- a CDS encoding MFS transporter, with product MTAGATAPPRPRGALRLIFTPAFGALFWGKMASVIAVWTHGIVAAIVMYDATGSALMVGLVGVVQFGPQLILTPTSGKWADRGDPARQILLGRVICVLGSGFTAAWFYLDSDLAGSIAAIPVLVGSLIVGFGFVVGGPAMQSIVPNLIRDGELPTAMALNSIPMTIGRIVGPVSGAYLAAQLGVGSGFAVSAGLHLVFALLLVAVRFPAPPERSSGVDDRVRAALRYVWRDRPLLLALLAVTVVGIASDPPITLTPSMAEELGGGTRLVGLLSAAFGIGAAVGMGVLALLGGRLASARVSSVGLSGVTAGCAMLALVTSPTAAAVGFAVTGLGFGWATTGLATVVQERAPEELRGRIMALWLVGFVGSRPLAAALLGGTADLLNVQAAFVVAAVLCALTALCCRPATLTGPRPAL from the coding sequence ATGACCGCCGGAGCGACCGCGCCGCCGCGACCCCGCGGGGCGCTGAGACTGATCTTCACGCCGGCGTTCGGTGCACTGTTCTGGGGCAAGATGGCCTCGGTCATCGCGGTGTGGACGCACGGCATTGTCGCGGCCATCGTGATGTACGACGCCACCGGATCGGCGCTGATGGTCGGGCTGGTCGGGGTTGTCCAGTTCGGGCCGCAGCTGATCCTCACGCCCACCAGCGGAAAGTGGGCCGACCGCGGCGACCCGGCCCGCCAGATCTTGCTCGGACGGGTGATCTGCGTCCTCGGTTCCGGCTTCACCGCCGCCTGGTTCTACCTCGACTCCGACCTGGCCGGATCCATCGCGGCGATCCCCGTGCTGGTCGGTTCGCTGATCGTCGGCTTCGGGTTCGTGGTGGGTGGCCCGGCCATGCAGTCCATCGTGCCGAATCTGATCCGCGACGGCGAACTGCCCACCGCGATGGCCCTGAACAGCATCCCGATGACCATCGGCCGGATCGTCGGCCCGGTGTCGGGCGCCTACCTGGCCGCCCAGCTGGGCGTGGGCAGCGGGTTCGCGGTCAGCGCCGGGCTGCACCTGGTGTTCGCCCTGCTGCTGGTCGCGGTCCGGTTTCCGGCGCCCCCGGAGCGCTCCAGCGGGGTCGACGACCGGGTCCGCGCCGCGCTGCGCTACGTCTGGCGCGACCGCCCGCTGCTGCTGGCCCTGCTGGCGGTGACGGTGGTCGGCATCGCCTCGGACCCGCCGATCACCCTGACGCCGTCGATGGCCGAGGAACTCGGTGGCGGCACCCGGCTGGTCGGACTGCTGTCCGCGGCGTTCGGCATCGGGGCGGCCGTCGGGATGGGCGTGCTGGCCCTGTTGGGTGGTCGGCTCGCGTCGGCCCGGGTCTCCTCGGTGGGTCTGTCCGGGGTCACCGCGGGCTGCGCGATGCTGGCGTTGGTGACCTCACCGACCGCCGCGGCCGTCGGGTTCGCGGTCACCGGCCTGGGCTTCGGCTGGGCGACCACCGGCCTGGCCACCGTGGTCCAGGAGCGGGCCCCCGAGGAACTGCGCGGTCGAATCATGGCGCTGTGGCTGGTCGGCTTTGTCGGTTCCCGCCCGCTGGCGGCCGCACTGCTCGGCGGCACCGCGGATCTGCTCAACGTGCAGGCCGCGTTCGTGGTCGCCGCGGTGCTGTGCGCCCTGACGGCGCTGTGCTGCCGGCCGGCCACCCTGACCGGACCGCGGCCGGCGCTCTGA